Genomic DNA from uncultured Jannaschia sp.:
CACCAACGCCCAGATGGGCGAGGTGCTGGCGTGGCAGGAGGACAACTCCGCCTCGGCCGAGGAAGCGGCAGTCTACTTCCTGACCAATTACAAGGACGTGTGGCCCAATTGGCTGAACGACGACGCCCGCGAGAAGCTGGCGGCGATCATCCAGTAAGCGCGATGGACGGGCCGGAGGTACTCCTCCGGCCCGATCCGCATCCGGGGGACGGAACAATGGCATATTACGACGGCGCGTTCGACGCGCTCGGCCTTCGCGACTGGTGCGATGGCGGCGATGATGGCGGGCCGATGAGCATGGCCGACCTGCTTGCACAGTCGGGCAGCGTGCAGGAGGGGCCGGCGCTTCCGTTTCCGTCGCTCGACGAGCTCCACAAGGCCTGCAACGCCGTGCCGCGCACGCGCGAGATGACCAACGGCGTCGAGACCGCCTTCCTCGAGGCCAAGGACGCGCTGAAATTCGTTCTCGACCCGATCACCCAGCCCCTGTCCTGGATGCTGGACGGGGCGCTCGACCTCTTTACCTGGATGCCGTGGTGGATCCTGATCCCCGGCCTCATCGCGCTCTGCTGGTGGGTGTCGCGCAGCATCGGCGTCACGATCTTCGTGGCGCTCAGCTTCCTGTTCCTCGGCGTGATCGATCATCTCGATGTGGCGATCCAGACGCTCTCGATCATCTTCGTGTGCACCGGGCTCTGCGTGGTGCTCGGCGTGCCCATCGGCATCGCGATGTCCAAGTCCGACCGGCTGCAGCGCGCGACGATTCCGGTGCTGGACCTGCTCCAGACGCTGCCCAGCTTCGTCTACCTGATCCCGCTGATCTTCCTCTTCTCGGTGACCGAATCCAAACTCTACGGCATCGCGATCATCCTCTATGCGATCGTGCCGGTCGTGCGCCTGACGGATCTCGGCATCCGCCTCGTGGACCGCGACGTGATCGAGGCGGCGGACGCCTTCGGCATGACGCCGCGCCAGAAGCTCTGGAAGGTGGAGGTGCCGCTGGCCCTGCCGAACATCATGGCGGGCGTGAACCAGACGATCATGATGTCGCTGGCGATGGTGGTGATCGCATCGCTCGTCTCGGCGCCGGGCCTCGGGGTCCTCGTGCTGCGCGGCATCCGCAATCTCGAACTGGGCGTCGGCCTCGTGGCCGGCCTCGGGATCGTGCTGCTGGCGGTGATGCTGGACCGGGCCTCCAAGGCCGCATTGGCGCGCGTCGACGTGTCGAGGAGTGTGAAATGAAAACCTCGCGCCAGGGCACGCCGCAAGTCCGGATCGACGGGCTCTACAAGATCTTCGGCCCGCAATCGAAGGCGATGATGACCCAGGTTCGCGGCGGCATGGGCAAGCCGGAGCTTCTGGCCGAGCACAATCACGTGCTGGGGCTCCAGAACATCGACGTCGACATGTGGGCCGGCGAAATCACCGTCGTCATGGGCCTGTCGGGGTCGGGCAAATCCACCCTGATCCGGCACCTGAACCTGCTGATCGAGCCGACGGCCGGCGTGGTCGAGGTGGACGGCGTCGACGTCACTTCGCTCAACGAGGAAGACCTGCGCGAGATGCGGCGCAAGAAGATGTCGATGGTGTTCCAGAAGTTCGCGCTGCTGCCGCACCGGACCGTACTCGGCAACGCCGCCATGCCGCTCGAGGTGCAGGGCGTCGATCAGGAGACGCGCGAGGCGGAGGGGCGCAAATGGCTCGCTCGCGTGGGCCTCGCGGGCTACGAGGATCGCTATCCGCACCAGCTTTCAGGCGGGATGCAGCAGCGCGTTGGCATCGCCCGTGCGCTGACCTCGAATTCCGACATCATGCTGATGGACGAGGCGTTCTCGGCGCTCGACCCGCTGATCCGCACCGACATGCAGGACCTCCTGCTGGAGTTGCAGGCCGAGCTTCACAAGACGGTCGTCTTCATCACCCACGATCTCGACGAGGCGCTGAAGCTGGCCGATCACCTCGTGATCCTGAACGACGGCGCCGTCGTCCAGCAGGGCGAGCCGCAGGACATCCTTCTGAACCCGGCCGATCCCTACATCGAGGACTTCGTGAGCGACATCAATCGCGCCCGCGTGCTGCGCGTCCGCTCGGTCATGCACGAGACGCCGACGGGCCGCGAGGTGGCGGGGGATGTCGATGCGAATGCCACTCTCGAAAGCCTGATCGCCGAGTCGGGCGGCGAGACCGACCGCGCCTATCGCGTCATGCAGGACGGGCGTCCCGTGGGCGAGATCGACATGGCCGACCTCGTCCGCGCGCTGGTGCCGCGGGTGTCGGAAGGGGCCGCGCGCGCGAGTTGAGGCCGGGCCGGGGGCCAGCCCCCGGACCCCCGAGGTATTTCCGGCCAGAGGATCGCAGACCGGACGATCCTCGATGCGCGGTCAGCGTTGCGAGACCCGCCAGTTCGGATGGATCCACGGCTCGGCGTTCGAGGCGGGCAGGCGGCGGCCCAGGATGTGGTCCGATGCCTTTTCACCCACCATGATCGACGGCCCGTTGAGATTGCCGTTGGTGATGCGCGGGAAGATCGAGCTGTCCGCGAGACGCAGGCCCTCGACCCCGATCACCCGGCACTCCGGGTCGACCACCGCGCCCGGATCGTCGGCCGCGCCCATGCGGCAGGTGCCGCAGGGGTGATAGGCGCTTTCGGCATGGTCGCGGATTGCGGCGTCCAGCTCCGCATCTGATGCGACGGCCTCGCCCGGCTGGATCTCGTGGCGCCGGTAGGGCGCGAACGCGTCCTGAGCGAATATCTCGCGCGTCAGGCGGATGCAGCGCCGGAACTCCTCCCAGTCGCGCGCCTCGCTCATGTAGTTGAAGCGGATGCGCGGCGCCTCGGCGGGATCGCCCGACCGAAGCATGACCTCGCCCCGCGAGGTCGAGCGCATCGGCCCGACATGGGCCTGGAAGCCGTGCCCCTCGGCCGCGGCCTGCCCGTCATAGCGCACCGCCAGCGGGAGGAAGTGGAACTGGATATCGGGGTATTCGATGCCCGCTTCAGATCGGATGAAACCGCAGCTTTCGAAGTTGTTCGTGGCCCCCGGCCCCGTCCGCGTGAACAGCCAGCGCGCCCCGACATAGGCCTTGCCCAGTAGGCTCCAGTAGCGAAATAGCGTGACTGGCTGGCTTGCCGCCATCTGGACATACATCTCGAGATGGTCCTGCAGGTTCTGACCGACGCCGGCGCAGGCGGCTCGGACATCGATGCCGTGGTCTCCCAGATGCGCGCCAGGACCGATACCCGATAGCATCAGCAGCTTCGGCGAATTGATCGCGCCCGCCGCCAGCACCACCTCGGCACGCGCGCGGACGATCTGCCCACCGGCCAGCGCCACCCCGGTCGCGCGATCGCCGTCGAAGAGGATGCGCTCGGCCAGCCCGTGAACCACCTCGCAGCGCTGCGTGGCGCGCGCGGGCTTCAGATAGGCGTTCGCCGCCGACCAGCGCCTGCCCTTCCAGACCGTCTGCTCGAAGGGGCCGAACCCCTCCTGCTTCTCGCCGTTGTAGTCGTCCGTCGTCTCGTATCCGGCCTGCCGCCCCGCCTCGACAAAGGCTCTGTACAAGGGATTTTCGCGTGTGCCGCGGCTGACATGCAGCGGCCCGTCGGTGCCGCGCCAGTCGGGATCACCGCCATGGCCGCCGTCGTGCCAGCTCTCCATTCGCTTGAAATACGGCAGCACGTCGGCATGCCCCCAGCCCGTCGCGCCCATCTCGACCCAGTGGTCGAAGTCGCAGGCGTGTCCGCGCACGTAGACCATGCCGTTGATGCTGCTCGATCCGCCGATCACCTTGCCCCGCGGCGTTGCAAGGCGGCGCCCGCCCAGATGCGGCTCGGGCTCGCTCGTGTAGCCCCAGTCGTAGCGCGCCATGTTCATCGGAAAGGACAGCGCGCCTGGCATCTGGATCAGCGGCCCCGCGTCGGTGCCACCATGCTCGATCACCAGGACAGAGCGCCCCGCCTCGGCCAGCCGGTAGGCCATGGCGCAGCCGGCGCTGCCTGCGCCGACGATGACGTAATCGGCTTCCATGTCAGTAGGCCGCCTCGACCGGACCCATGCCGACATAAACGCTCTGGATCTCGGTGAAGTGGTCCATCGCGGCGCGCGCGTTCTCGCGGCCGATGCCCGACAGCTTCGAGCCACCGAAGGGCAGCCCGGCCGGCGTCAGGTTGTACTGGTTGATCCAGCAGGATCCGGCGTGAAGCTGGCGCACGATGCGATGCGCGCGCGCGAGGTCGCGGGTGAACACCCCGGCGGATAGTCCGAACGGCGTCGCATTGGCGCGGGCGACGACCTCGTCCTCGGTCTCGAAGTCCAGAACGGACATGACCGGGCCAAACACCTCCTCGCGCACGACCTGCATGTCGTCCGTCAGGTCGGTCAGCACGGTCGGTGCGATCCACCAGCCCTCGCGGTCGATGCGGTGACCCCCGGTGACCACGCGCGCGCCCTCCGCCTTGGCCGTCTCGAGGTAGCGCAGGACGATCCCGGTCTGCGCCTCCGTCGTCATCGGCCCGAAATTGGTGCTCTCATCCAGCGGATCGCCGGTGATCACACCGTCCAGCCTGGCCGTCAGGCGTTCGATGAAGGCGTCCTTCAGATGCGTCTGCACGAAGACCCGGGTCCCATTGGAACAGACCTGCCCGGACGCGTAGAAATTCGCGTTGATCGCCCCCGAGACCGCGTCGTCCAGATCGGCATCGTCGAACAGGATCAGGGGCGATTTGCCGCCCAGCTCCAGCGTCACCTGCTTCAACTCGCCCGCAGCCGCCGACGCGACTTTGCGCCCCGTCGGCACCGATCCGGTGAGCGATACCTTGGCGACGCGCGGATCGGTCGTCAGCGCCGCGCCGACCTCGCCCAAGCCCTGGATCACGGTGAACAGACCCTTGGGAAGACCCGCCTCGTACAGGATCTCGGCGATCTTGAGGGCGCAGAGCGGTGTCGTCTCGGACGGCTTGAACACCATCGCGTTGCCGGTCGCGAGCGCGGGCGCGCCCTTCCAGCAGGCGATCTGCGTGGGGTAGTTCCACGCTCCTATCCCGACGCAGACCCCCAGCGGCCGCCGGATCGTGTAGGCCCAATCGTTGCCGAAGTTCATCTGCGTGCCGGTGTGGTCGACCGCCAACCCGCCGAAATATTCCAGCGCATCGGCGCCCGACGCCGCATCCGCCAACAGCGTTTCCTGAAGGGGCTTTCCGGTGTCGAGCGTCTCCAGCTCGGACAGTTCGCGGTTCCGATCACGGATCAGGTCCGCCGCCCGCCGGAGGATGCGCCCGCGCGACGCGGGATCGGTCGCCGCCCATTCGACCTGTGCGCGCACGGCCGACGCCAGCGCGCGGTCCACGATCTCGGGCGTCGCGGCGTGCACGGTCGCGATCGTCTCGCCGGTCGCGGGATAGATCACGGGAATCGCGGTGCCTGCCCTGTCCTCGACATAGGCCCCGTCGATGAAATGGCTGGCGGTGGGGTGTGCGTTTGGTCGGGTCATGGCGCTGCGACGCCTCCTTCGATGTTCTTCAAAATATGCCGGGGTGCGCGAGGGGCTGGCCCCTCGCCCGTTCATTCGCCGCGGG
This window encodes:
- a CDS encoding proline/glycine betaine ABC transporter permease, whose translation is MAYYDGAFDALGLRDWCDGGDDGGPMSMADLLAQSGSVQEGPALPFPSLDELHKACNAVPRTREMTNGVETAFLEAKDALKFVLDPITQPLSWMLDGALDLFTWMPWWILIPGLIALCWWVSRSIGVTIFVALSFLFLGVIDHLDVAIQTLSIIFVCTGLCVVLGVPIGIAMSKSDRLQRATIPVLDLLQTLPSFVYLIPLIFLFSVTESKLYGIAIILYAIVPVVRLTDLGIRLVDRDVIEAADAFGMTPRQKLWKVEVPLALPNIMAGVNQTIMMSLAMVVIASLVSAPGLGVLVLRGIRNLELGVGLVAGLGIVLLAVMLDRASKAALARVDVSRSVK
- a CDS encoding glycine betaine/L-proline ABC transporter ATP-binding protein, which translates into the protein MKTSRQGTPQVRIDGLYKIFGPQSKAMMTQVRGGMGKPELLAEHNHVLGLQNIDVDMWAGEITVVMGLSGSGKSTLIRHLNLLIEPTAGVVEVDGVDVTSLNEEDLREMRRKKMSMVFQKFALLPHRTVLGNAAMPLEVQGVDQETREAEGRKWLARVGLAGYEDRYPHQLSGGMQQRVGIARALTSNSDIMLMDEAFSALDPLIRTDMQDLLLELQAELHKTVVFITHDLDEALKLADHLVILNDGAVVQQGEPQDILLNPADPYIEDFVSDINRARVLRVRSVMHETPTGREVAGDVDANATLESLIAESGGETDRAYRVMQDGRPVGEIDMADLVRALVPRVSEGAARAS
- the betA gene encoding choline dehydrogenase, with translation MEADYVIVGAGSAGCAMAYRLAEAGRSVLVIEHGGTDAGPLIQMPGALSFPMNMARYDWGYTSEPEPHLGGRRLATPRGKVIGGSSSINGMVYVRGHACDFDHWVEMGATGWGHADVLPYFKRMESWHDGGHGGDPDWRGTDGPLHVSRGTRENPLYRAFVEAGRQAGYETTDDYNGEKQEGFGPFEQTVWKGRRWSAANAYLKPARATQRCEVVHGLAERILFDGDRATGVALAGGQIVRARAEVVLAAGAINSPKLLMLSGIGPGAHLGDHGIDVRAACAGVGQNLQDHLEMYVQMAASQPVTLFRYWSLLGKAYVGARWLFTRTGPGATNNFESCGFIRSEAGIEYPDIQFHFLPLAVRYDGQAAAEGHGFQAHVGPMRSTSRGEVMLRSGDPAEAPRIRFNYMSEARDWEEFRRCIRLTREIFAQDAFAPYRRHEIQPGEAVASDAELDAAIRDHAESAYHPCGTCRMGAADDPGAVVDPECRVIGVEGLRLADSSIFPRITNGNLNGPSIMVGEKASDHILGRRLPASNAEPWIHPNWRVSQR
- the betB gene encoding betaine-aldehyde dehydrogenase — protein: MTRPNAHPTASHFIDGAYVEDRAGTAIPVIYPATGETIATVHAATPEIVDRALASAVRAQVEWAATDPASRGRILRRAADLIRDRNRELSELETLDTGKPLQETLLADAASGADALEYFGGLAVDHTGTQMNFGNDWAYTIRRPLGVCVGIGAWNYPTQIACWKGAPALATGNAMVFKPSETTPLCALKIAEILYEAGLPKGLFTVIQGLGEVGAALTTDPRVAKVSLTGSVPTGRKVASAAAGELKQVTLELGGKSPLILFDDADLDDAVSGAINANFYASGQVCSNGTRVFVQTHLKDAFIERLTARLDGVITGDPLDESTNFGPMTTEAQTGIVLRYLETAKAEGARVVTGGHRIDREGWWIAPTVLTDLTDDMQVVREEVFGPVMSVLDFETEDEVVARANATPFGLSAGVFTRDLARAHRIVRQLHAGSCWINQYNLTPAGLPFGGSKLSGIGRENARAAMDHFTEIQSVYVGMGPVEAAY